One genomic segment of Amycolatopsis granulosa includes these proteins:
- a CDS encoding succinate dehydrogenase iron-sulfur subunit: MTAVAEPKTVNGIPAPEGSVTITVKIQRYNPEVDDAPHWESYDVPALPTDRVLNLLFNIKNYVDGTLSFRRSCAHGICGSDAMQINGINRLACKVLVKDLLAKDGKETTVTVAPIKGLPTLKDLYVDMEPFFEAYRAVKPYLITYGNEPTRERIQSQADRERFDDTTKCILCAACTSSCPVYWNDGSYFGPAAIVNAHRFIFDSRDEGSEERLDILNDAEGVWRCRTTFNCTDACPRGIQVTKAIQEVKRALLFKRV, translated from the coding sequence ATGACAGCCGTAGCCGAACCTAAGACCGTCAACGGGATTCCCGCGCCGGAGGGCTCGGTCACCATCACGGTGAAGATCCAGCGGTACAACCCCGAGGTCGACGACGCGCCGCACTGGGAGTCCTACGACGTCCCGGCGCTGCCGACCGACCGGGTGCTGAACCTGCTGTTCAACATCAAGAACTACGTGGACGGCACGTTGTCGTTCCGCCGGTCGTGCGCGCACGGCATCTGCGGTTCGGACGCGATGCAGATCAACGGGATCAACCGGCTGGCCTGCAAGGTGCTGGTCAAGGACCTGCTCGCCAAGGACGGCAAGGAGACCACGGTCACCGTGGCTCCGATCAAGGGCCTGCCCACCCTGAAGGACCTCTACGTCGACATGGAGCCGTTCTTCGAGGCCTACCGTGCGGTGAAGCCGTACCTGATCACCTACGGCAACGAGCCCACCCGTGAGCGGATCCAGTCGCAGGCGGACCGGGAGCGGTTCGACGACACCACCAAGTGCATCCTGTGCGCGGCGTGCACCTCGTCGTGCCCGGTGTACTGGAACGACGGGTCGTACTTCGGCCCGGCGGCGATCGTCAACGCGCACCGGTTCATCTTCGACAGCCGGGACGAGGGTTCCGAGGAGCGCCTGGACATCCTCAACGACGCCGAGGGCGTGTGGCGCTGCCGCACGACCTTCAACTGCACCGACGCGTGCCCGCGTGGCATCCAGGTGACGAAGGCGATCCAGGAGGTCAAGCGCGCGCTGCTGTTCAAGCGCGTCTGA
- a CDS encoding vWA domain-containing protein: MFRLSKLLAAAVAGLLVSGLAPVAHAEQTGRTEQIEQTGQAEQTGQPQYAPTMLVLDGSGSMKQADPGSGTKMDAAKNALRRFIGSAPVQAQVGLTVYGTRTGSSDAEKAAGCQDVQVLTPPRTVDKPALTAAVDGIRPSGYTPIGTALRTAAGALPSTGPRAIVLVSDGEDTCAPPDPCEVAKELTVQGTQLVVHTVGFDVDERSRRQLTCIAQVTGGTYNDAPDGKTLERILPRVSATALRTYEPAGTPITGTPAWTNAPVAEPGQHLDTLGRHETRYYALDVPEGGTAHFSGTVSFPRVPGVSSTQDFNTLQLRVYGEGGKDCHIFQSEQATMSSDGVALTVARTVDSTDGTCRGGGRYYFALTWDRVSTGVPERLPVEVLALVEPPVTDPGPKAVLPPVTLAEPSVTRDTTGGGSFNVAATLPGSGRYTDTLQRGEYVFYRVKLDWGQGLAYRVHFGQAGGNGVDNVSNIATSLYDPYRAEIGSDTTVFTGTPHTLPTGKDAIATVPVRYRNRDGDNSSVRAEAVAGWYYIAVKLGATVQAGDDVPVPVTLDVTVGGQREDGPSYAGAARTPVPSAPALTAIAGGSTTWPIWVGVGVVVAVVLAGVVILLARRRV; encoded by the coding sequence ATGTTCCGGCTCTCGAAACTTCTCGCGGCGGCCGTCGCCGGTCTGCTGGTGTCCGGGCTCGCGCCCGTGGCGCACGCCGAGCAGACCGGGCGGACCGAGCAAATCGAGCAAACCGGGCAGGCCGAGCAGACTGGGCAGCCGCAGTACGCGCCGACCATGCTGGTGCTCGACGGCTCCGGCTCGATGAAGCAGGCCGACCCGGGCAGCGGCACCAAGATGGACGCCGCGAAGAACGCATTGCGCCGGTTCATCGGGTCGGCCCCCGTGCAGGCCCAGGTGGGGCTGACCGTCTACGGCACCCGCACCGGCTCGTCCGACGCCGAGAAGGCCGCGGGCTGCCAGGACGTCCAGGTCCTCACCCCGCCGCGGACCGTCGACAAACCCGCCCTCACCGCGGCCGTCGACGGCATCCGGCCCAGCGGGTACACGCCCATCGGCACGGCCCTGCGCACCGCCGCCGGCGCCCTCCCCAGCACCGGCCCGCGCGCGATCGTGCTCGTCTCCGACGGGGAGGACACCTGCGCCCCGCCCGACCCGTGCGAGGTGGCCAAGGAACTGACCGTCCAGGGCACCCAGCTCGTCGTGCACACGGTCGGCTTCGACGTCGACGAGCGGTCCCGCCGCCAGCTCACCTGCATCGCGCAGGTCACCGGCGGCACCTACAACGACGCGCCCGACGGCAAGACCCTCGAACGGATCCTGCCGCGCGTCTCCGCGACCGCGCTGCGCACCTACGAGCCTGCCGGAACCCCCATCACCGGCACCCCGGCCTGGACGAACGCGCCGGTCGCCGAGCCCGGCCAGCACCTGGACACCCTGGGCCGGCATGAAACGCGCTACTACGCACTCGACGTGCCCGAAGGCGGAACCGCCCACTTCAGCGGCACCGTGTCGTTCCCGCGCGTGCCCGGCGTCTCCAGCACGCAGGACTTCAACACCCTCCAGCTGCGCGTCTACGGCGAGGGCGGCAAGGACTGCCACATCTTCCAGTCCGAGCAGGCCACCATGTCCAGCGACGGCGTCGCGCTGACCGTTGCGCGCACCGTGGACAGCACGGACGGGACCTGCCGGGGTGGTGGCCGCTACTACTTCGCCCTCACCTGGGACCGCGTGTCCACCGGTGTCCCGGAGCGGCTGCCGGTGGAGGTGCTGGCCCTCGTCGAACCGCCGGTCACCGATCCCGGACCGAAGGCCGTGCTGCCCCCGGTCACCCTCGCGGAACCGTCCGTTACGCGGGACACCACCGGCGGCGGCTCGTTCAACGTCGCCGCCACCCTGCCCGGCAGCGGCCGCTACACCGACACCCTGCAGCGCGGTGAGTACGTCTTCTACCGGGTCAAGCTGGACTGGGGCCAGGGCCTGGCCTACCGCGTCCACTTCGGACAGGCGGGCGGCAACGGCGTGGACAACGTGTCCAACATCGCCACCAGCCTGTACGACCCGTACCGGGCGGAGATCGGCTCCGACACCACGGTTTTCACCGGCACCCCGCACACGCTGCCCACCGGCAAGGACGCCATCGCGACGGTCCCGGTCCGCTACCGCAACCGCGACGGCGACAACTCGTCCGTGCGCGCCGAGGCCGTTGCCGGCTGGTACTACATCGCGGTCAAGCTGGGGGCCACCGTCCAGGCCGGTGACGACGTCCCGGTGCCGGTCACGCTGGACGTCACCGTCGGCGGGCAGCGCGAGGACGGCCCGTCCTACGCCGGTGCCGCCCGGACACCCGTCCCGTCCGCGCCCGCGCTCACCGCCATCGCCGGGGGGTCCACGACCTGGCCGATCTGGGTCGGCGTGGGCGTCGTCGTCGCCGTCGTCCTGGCCGGGGTCGTGATCCTGCTCGCGCGGCGCCGGGTCTGA
- a CDS encoding SCO4848 family membrane protein, whose protein sequence is MSRRVALFLLAFGVWSWIIWITFVKNLWASDNSWAPDGSATGFFVVHLVLAIVSFVLGTIIGVIGYRGLRARRTGKVDA, encoded by the coding sequence ATGTCTCGTCGTGTGGCGCTGTTCCTGCTGGCTTTCGGAGTCTGGTCGTGGATCATCTGGATCACGTTCGTGAAGAACCTGTGGGCCAGTGACAACTCGTGGGCGCCGGACGGATCGGCCACCGGTTTCTTCGTCGTGCACCTCGTCCTGGCGATCGTGAGCTTCGTCCTCGGCACCATCATCGGGGTCATCGGCTACCGCGGGCTGCGCGCGAGGCGCACCGGGAAGGTCGACGCCTAG
- a CDS encoding D-alanyl-D-alanine carboxypeptidase family protein, translating into MRRGLLLSLVLVVLSGLVPFAGTAAAAPAVCPDRTAPPPPVDTSEQPQPGVPAPAPLPVPTAPVGGARMGECGVIYPSGAAVPPETTAASWVLQDLDTGDVLAAKNPHARERPASLIKTLLALVVIRELKPDQVLVPTAEDASQECTCVGLVAGGRYTVDLLLHGLLMHSGNDVAHTFATALGGVPATVQKMNRLAASLGASDTRTATPSGLDGPGMSASAYDLSLIFNYAMKQPEFAAAIATRATQIPDQPGKPAFSIVNDNKLLGTYPGFLGGKTGFTDDARHTYVGGAEQNGRRVAVVMMRAEQRPAPVVNQARALLDYGFTLARTKTAPVGHLVSPMVSEETENGGTSGVTGATAGAKDPFGVTGWILTVVVALIIVAGFVIGHYRKKAHGPQN; encoded by the coding sequence GTGCGACGCGGTCTTCTGCTCTCCCTCGTTCTGGTCGTGCTGTCCGGTCTGGTGCCGTTCGCCGGTACCGCGGCGGCCGCTCCCGCGGTGTGCCCGGACAGAACCGCGCCGCCCCCGCCGGTCGACACCTCGGAACAGCCCCAGCCCGGTGTGCCCGCGCCCGCTCCCCTGCCGGTGCCGACCGCCCCGGTCGGTGGCGCGCGCATGGGCGAGTGCGGCGTGATCTATCCGTCCGGCGCCGCCGTCCCGCCCGAGACCACCGCGGCCTCCTGGGTGCTGCAGGACCTCGACACCGGCGACGTGCTCGCGGCGAAGAACCCGCACGCCAGGGAGCGGCCCGCGTCGCTGATCAAGACGCTGCTGGCGCTCGTGGTGATCCGGGAGCTGAAACCGGACCAGGTTCTCGTCCCGACGGCCGAGGACGCGAGCCAGGAGTGCACCTGCGTCGGGCTGGTCGCCGGCGGCCGGTACACGGTGGACCTGCTGCTGCACGGCCTGCTGATGCACTCGGGCAACGACGTGGCGCACACGTTCGCCACCGCGCTCGGCGGGGTTCCGGCGACGGTGCAGAAGATGAACCGGCTGGCCGCGTCGCTCGGCGCGTCGGACACCCGCACGGCGACGCCGTCCGGCCTGGACGGCCCGGGCATGTCCGCGTCGGCCTACGACCTGAGCCTGATCTTCAACTACGCGATGAAGCAGCCCGAGTTCGCCGCCGCGATCGCGACGCGGGCCACCCAGATCCCGGACCAGCCGGGCAAGCCGGCGTTCTCGATCGTCAACGACAACAAACTGCTCGGCACCTACCCCGGTTTCCTCGGTGGGAAGACGGGCTTCACGGACGACGCGCGCCACACCTACGTCGGCGGCGCCGAACAGAACGGCCGGCGCGTCGCGGTGGTCATGATGCGCGCCGAGCAACGGCCCGCGCCGGTGGTGAACCAGGCCAGGGCGCTGCTGGACTACGGATTCACCCTGGCGAGGACGAAGACGGCCCCGGTCGGGCACCTCGTGTCGCCCATGGTGTCGGAGGAGACGGAGAACGGTGGCACGTCCGGCGTCACCGGCGCCACCGCCGGCGCGAAGGACCCGTTCGGGGTGACCGGGTGGATCCTCACCGTGGTCGTCGCCCTGATCATCGTGGCCGGTTTCGTGATCGGTCACTACCGGAAGAAAGCGCACGGCCCGCAGAACTGA
- the yhjD gene encoding inner membrane protein YhjD: MAEEKEKLVPRLRRKYPWLDHLVRANEAFGERYGNHYAAAITYFSVLSLFPLLMVGFSIAGFVLAGNETALNELRDGIVSSTPPGIGDFVARIVNAALDSRSGVGIFGLLLALYSGIGWMSNLRDALTAQWGQEKKSRPLVSTTVKDLLALGGLGLALVVSFGLTAVGGGVGRLLLRLVGLEDQGWALFLLRLATIVLALLANMLVFLWVLSRLPREKVSVRSAIKGAAIASVGFEVLKQVGSIYLASVTKSPSGVLFGPIIGLLVFANLVSRFLLFVTAWTATAKENVVRTVPPPEPAVIRPTVEVRRGPGAGAVAGAFSAGAMLAWLGLRRR, from the coding sequence GTGGCGGAAGAGAAGGAAAAGCTGGTCCCGCGGCTGCGCCGGAAGTACCCGTGGCTCGACCACCTGGTACGGGCCAACGAGGCGTTCGGCGAGCGCTACGGCAACCACTACGCGGCGGCGATCACGTACTTCAGCGTCCTGTCGCTGTTCCCGCTGCTCATGGTGGGCTTCTCGATCGCCGGGTTCGTGCTGGCGGGGAACGAGACGGCGCTCAACGAGCTGCGCGACGGGATTGTTTCCTCGACGCCACCGGGCATCGGTGACTTCGTCGCGAGGATCGTCAACGCGGCGCTCGACTCGCGGAGCGGCGTCGGGATCTTCGGCCTGCTGCTGGCCCTCTACTCCGGCATCGGCTGGATGAGCAACCTGCGGGACGCGCTCACCGCCCAGTGGGGTCAGGAGAAGAAGAGCCGCCCGCTGGTGTCGACGACGGTCAAGGACCTGCTCGCGCTCGGCGGGCTGGGGCTGGCGCTGGTGGTGTCGTTCGGCCTGACCGCGGTCGGCGGCGGGGTGGGCCGTCTGCTGCTCCGGCTGGTGGGGCTGGAGGACCAGGGCTGGGCGCTGTTCCTCCTGCGCCTGGCGACGATCGTGCTGGCGCTGCTGGCGAACATGCTGGTGTTCCTGTGGGTGCTGTCGCGGCTGCCGCGGGAGAAGGTGTCCGTCCGCAGCGCCATCAAGGGCGCGGCGATCGCGTCGGTCGGGTTCGAGGTGCTCAAACAGGTCGGGTCGATCTACCTGGCGAGCGTCACGAAGTCGCCCAGCGGCGTGCTGTTCGGGCCGATCATCGGCCTGCTGGTGTTCGCGAACCTGGTGTCGCGGTTCCTGCTGTTCGTGACCGCCTGGACGGCGACCGCGAAGGAGAACGTGGTGCGGACGGTGCCGCCACCCGAGCCGGCCGTCATCCGGCCGACCGTGGAGGTCCGGCGCGGCCCCGGTGCGGGAGCGGTGGCCGGTGCGTTCAGCGCGGGCGCCATGCTGGCCTGGCTGGGCCTGCGGCGCCGCTGA
- the trpS gene encoding tryptophan--tRNA ligase, giving the protein MSEAPETTARPRVLSGIQPTADSFHLGNYLGALRQWVRMQDTHETFYMVVDLHAITVEQDPKVLRQRTRVSAAQLLALGVDPERSALFVQSQVPEHAQLSWVLECLTGFGEASRMTQFKDKAAKQGTDHASVGLFTYPVLMAADILVYQADAVPVGEDQRQHLELTRNLAQRFNQRFGKTFTVPEPHIVQGTAKIYDLQDPTVKMSKSASSPNGIIELLDDPKRSAKKIRSAVTDTGREIVFDRENKAGVSNLLSIYSALTDRTVADLEAAYAGKGYGDLKKDLAEVLIDWVTPIQQRVQSYLDDVAELDKVLARGAEKARAVSAGTLELVFDRVGFLPPAR; this is encoded by the coding sequence GTGTCCGAAGCGCCAGAAACCACCGCCCGCCCGCGCGTGCTGTCCGGGATCCAGCCGACCGCCGACTCGTTCCACCTCGGCAACTACCTCGGTGCCCTCCGGCAGTGGGTGCGCATGCAGGACACGCACGAAACCTTCTACATGGTCGTCGACCTGCACGCGATCACGGTCGAGCAGGACCCGAAGGTGCTGCGGCAGCGCACCCGGGTCTCCGCCGCGCAGCTGCTCGCCCTGGGCGTCGACCCGGAACGCAGCGCGCTGTTCGTGCAGAGCCAGGTTCCCGAGCACGCGCAGCTGTCCTGGGTCCTGGAGTGCCTGACCGGGTTCGGCGAGGCCAGCCGGATGACCCAGTTCAAGGACAAGGCGGCCAAGCAGGGTACCGACCACGCCAGCGTCGGCCTGTTCACCTACCCGGTCCTGATGGCCGCGGACATCCTGGTCTACCAGGCCGACGCCGTGCCCGTCGGTGAGGACCAGCGCCAGCACCTGGAGCTGACCCGCAACCTCGCGCAGCGGTTCAACCAGCGCTTCGGCAAGACGTTCACCGTGCCCGAGCCGCACATCGTCCAGGGCACGGCGAAGATCTACGACCTGCAGGACCCCACGGTGAAGATGAGCAAGTCGGCGTCCTCACCGAACGGCATCATCGAGCTGCTGGACGATCCGAAGCGCTCGGCGAAGAAAATCCGGTCCGCGGTCACCGACACCGGCCGGGAGATCGTGTTCGACCGCGAGAACAAGGCCGGTGTGTCGAACCTGCTGTCGATCTACTCGGCGCTGACCGACCGCACCGTCGCCGACCTGGAAGCCGCTTACGCGGGCAAGGGGTACGGCGACCTGAAGAAGGACCTCGCGGAGGTCCTCATCGACTGGGTCACCCCCATCCAGCAGCGCGTCCAGTCCTATTTGGACGACGTTGCCGAACTGGACAAGGTCCTGGCCCGCGGCGCGGAGAAGGCGCGCGCGGTGTCGGCCGGCACGCTGGAGCTGGTGTTCGACCGCGTCGGGTTCCTGCCGCCCGCCCGCTGA
- a CDS encoding exodeoxyribonuclease III — MRDVFTVSTINVNGMRAAAKKGFVEWLAGSGSDVILCQEVRAEAGQLPRHVVAPEGWHAHHAPSAVKGRNGVSVYSRAEPSQVRTGFGDAEFEDSGRYLEVHLPGVIVASLYLPSGDVGTPRQDEKERFMAAFLPYLVELRGKAEAAGCEVVVGGDWNIAHAEIDLKNWKGNRKNSGFLPEERAWMSRVFGEAGYVDVQRKLDPEGPGPYTWWSYRGKAFDNDTGWRIDYVVTTPGLAEKCTSVVVERAPSYELRWSDHAPVTATFDFDPA, encoded by the coding sequence GTGCGGGACGTGTTCACCGTCTCCACGATCAACGTCAACGGGATGCGCGCGGCCGCCAAGAAGGGGTTCGTCGAGTGGCTCGCCGGCAGCGGGTCGGACGTGATCCTCTGCCAGGAGGTGCGGGCCGAGGCCGGCCAGCTGCCCCGGCACGTCGTCGCCCCGGAAGGCTGGCACGCCCACCACGCGCCGTCGGCCGTGAAGGGCCGCAACGGCGTCTCCGTGTACAGCCGGGCCGAGCCGTCGCAGGTGCGGACCGGGTTCGGCGACGCCGAGTTCGAGGACAGCGGGCGCTACCTCGAGGTGCACCTGCCGGGCGTGATCGTGGCGAGCCTGTACCTGCCGAGCGGGGACGTCGGTACGCCGCGGCAGGACGAGAAGGAACGGTTCATGGCCGCGTTCCTGCCCTATCTGGTGGAGTTGCGCGGCAAGGCCGAGGCGGCCGGGTGCGAGGTGGTCGTCGGGGGCGACTGGAACATCGCGCACGCCGAGATCGACCTGAAGAACTGGAAGGGCAACCGGAAGAACTCCGGTTTCCTGCCCGAGGAGCGGGCGTGGATGAGCCGCGTCTTCGGCGAGGCCGGGTACGTGGACGTGCAGCGCAAGCTCGACCCGGAGGGGCCCGGCCCGTACACCTGGTGGTCCTACCGCGGCAAGGCGTTCGACAACGACACCGGCTGGCGCATCGACTACGTGGTCACCACTCCGGGGCTGGCGGAGAAGTGCACCTCGGTGGTGGTCGAGCGGGCGCCGAGCTACGAGCTGCGCTGGTCCGACCACGCCCCGGTCACGGCGACGTTCGACTTCGACCCGGCCTGA
- a CDS encoding SH3 domain-containing protein: protein MFLGIPKRALIIVAILAGVGLIYVMGTDKRPSEGATGGGSSGCRVTVTADVLNVRAAPDPRAEIVGKFNQNAETAAQVDVQNGFRKIADNKWAKAEFLKPVNGATC from the coding sequence GTGTTCCTGGGCATTCCTAAGCGGGCACTGATCATCGTCGCGATCCTGGCCGGCGTCGGCCTGATCTACGTGATGGGCACCGACAAGCGGCCCTCCGAGGGCGCCACCGGCGGCGGTTCGAGCGGTTGCCGCGTGACCGTGACCGCCGATGTGCTCAACGTGCGTGCCGCCCCCGATCCGCGCGCGGAGATCGTGGGCAAGTTCAACCAGAACGCCGAGACCGCGGCGCAGGTCGACGTGCAGAACGGGTTCCGCAAGATCGCCGACAACAAGTGGGCGAAGGCGGAGTTCCTCAAGCCGGTCAACGGGGCCACCTGCTGA
- a CDS encoding NADP-dependent isocitrate dehydrogenase, translated as MAKIKVEGTVVELDGDEMTRIIWKFIKDKLIHPYLDINLEYYDLGIEERDRTDDQVTIDSANAIKKHGVGVKCATITPDEARVEEFGLKKMWRSPNGTIRNILGGVVFREPIIISNIPRLVSGWTKPIIIGRHAHGDQYKATDFKVPGPGTVTMTYVPEDGSEPMEFEVARYPEGGGVAMGMYNYRKSIEDFARASLQYGLDRGMPVYMSTKNTILKAYDGMFKDTFQEIFDKEFKADFDAKGLTYEHRLIDDMVAASLKWEGGYVWACKNYDGDVQSDTVAQGFGSLGLMTSVLRTPDGKTVEAEAAHGTVTRHYRQHQQGKPTSTNPIASIFAWTRGLEHRGKLDGNSELVGFANKLEQVVIETVESGKMTKDLALLVGKDQPYQTTEEFLATLDENLAAKIARG; from the coding sequence ATGGCCAAGATCAAGGTCGAGGGCACCGTCGTAGAACTCGACGGCGACGAGATGACTCGCATCATCTGGAAGTTCATCAAGGACAAGCTGATCCACCCCTATCTCGACATCAACCTCGAGTACTACGACCTCGGCATCGAGGAGCGGGACCGGACCGACGACCAGGTCACGATCGATTCCGCGAACGCCATCAAGAAGCACGGCGTCGGCGTCAAGTGCGCCACCATCACCCCGGACGAGGCCCGGGTCGAGGAGTTCGGCCTGAAGAAGATGTGGCGGAGCCCGAACGGCACCATCCGCAACATCCTCGGCGGCGTCGTCTTCCGTGAGCCGATCATCATCTCCAACATCCCGCGGCTGGTGTCGGGCTGGACCAAGCCGATCATCATCGGCCGTCACGCACACGGCGACCAGTACAAGGCCACGGACTTCAAGGTTCCCGGCCCCGGCACGGTGACCATGACCTACGTGCCCGAGGACGGCTCCGAGCCGATGGAGTTCGAGGTCGCCCGCTACCCGGAGGGCGGTGGCGTGGCGATGGGCATGTACAACTACCGCAAGTCGATCGAGGACTTCGCGCGCGCCTCGCTGCAGTACGGCCTGGACCGCGGCATGCCGGTCTACATGTCGACGAAGAACACCATCCTGAAGGCCTATGACGGCATGTTCAAGGACACCTTCCAGGAGATCTTCGACAAGGAGTTCAAGGCCGACTTCGACGCCAAGGGCCTGACCTATGAGCACCGCCTGATCGACGACATGGTCGCCGCGTCCCTGAAGTGGGAGGGCGGGTACGTCTGGGCGTGCAAGAACTACGACGGTGACGTGCAGTCCGACACCGTCGCGCAGGGCTTCGGCTCGCTGGGCCTGATGACCTCGGTGCTGCGCACGCCGGACGGCAAGACCGTGGAGGCCGAGGCCGCGCACGGCACTGTCACCCGGCATTACCGCCAGCACCAGCAGGGCAAGCCGACCTCGACCAACCCGATCGCGTCGATCTTCGCGTGGACCCGGGGTCTCGAGCACCGCGGCAAGCTGGACGGCAACTCCGAGCTGGTGGGCTTCGCCAACAAGCTCGAGCAGGTCGTCATCGAGACCGTCGAGAGCGGCAAGATGACCAAGGACCTGGCGCTGCTCGTCGGCAAGGACCAGCCGTACCAGACGACGGAGGAGTTCCTCGCCACGCTGGACGAGAACCTGGCGGCGAAGATCGCCCGGGGCTGA
- a CDS encoding HhH-GPD-type base excision DNA repair protein, which translates to MPKKLRLTGDADADKLLSEDPFALLTGMLLDQQIAMETAFLGPKKIADRMGGFDVRKIAESGLEEFVELCVTPPAIHRYGGSMARRVHALANHVVEHYDGKADRIWKRGTPDGKEVLRRLKELPGYGDQKARIFLALLGKQRGVQPEGWREAAGAYGEEGSRRSIADVVSPETLAEVRAFKKAAKAAAKN; encoded by the coding sequence ATGCCGAAGAAGCTCCGTCTCACCGGTGACGCCGACGCGGACAAGCTCCTCTCCGAGGACCCGTTCGCCCTCCTCACCGGGATGTTGCTGGATCAGCAGATCGCGATGGAGACGGCGTTCCTGGGCCCGAAGAAGATCGCCGACCGGATGGGCGGCTTCGACGTCCGCAAGATCGCGGAGTCCGGCCTGGAGGAGTTCGTGGAGCTGTGCGTGACCCCGCCGGCCATCCACCGCTACGGCGGGTCGATGGCCCGCCGTGTGCACGCCCTCGCCAACCACGTCGTCGAGCACTACGACGGCAAGGCCGACCGCATCTGGAAGCGGGGCACCCCGGACGGCAAGGAGGTCCTGCGCCGTCTCAAGGAGCTGCCCGGCTACGGCGACCAGAAGGCCCGGATCTTCCTCGCGCTGCTCGGCAAGCAGCGCGGCGTGCAGCCCGAGGGCTGGCGCGAGGCGGCGGGCGCCTACGGCGAGGAGGGCTCGCGCCGGTCGATCGCCGACGTCGTCAGCCCGGAGACCCTCGCCGAGGTCCGCGCGTTCAAGAAAGCCGCGAAGGCCGCCGCGAAGAACTGA
- a CDS encoding Prokaryotic metallothionein, which translates to MASCVVCGNDYWMSFEVRTVSGDTYTFDSIECAAQKIAPSCEHCGCRILGHGVEVEGRFFCCAHCARASGSGLGTEIRDTAGAHPG; encoded by the coding sequence ATGGCGAGCTGCGTGGTGTGCGGAAACGACTACTGGATGTCGTTCGAGGTCCGCACGGTCAGCGGGGACACCTACACGTTCGACAGCATCGAGTGCGCGGCGCAGAAAATCGCACCGTCGTGTGAGCACTGCGGGTGCCGGATCCTCGGTCACGGGGTGGAGGTCGAAGGCCGGTTCTTCTGCTGCGCGCACTGCGCGCGGGCGAGCGGGTCTGGCCTCGGCACCGAAATCCGCGACACGGCCGGCGCCCATCCCGGCTGA
- a CDS encoding DUF1918 domain-containing protein, whose product MHAAVGDRILVHGRTVGAAEQSGEIVEVRGENGGPPYLVRFADGHEGLIFPGSDCEVTHERQQNNA is encoded by the coding sequence ATGCACGCAGCCGTAGGAGACCGGATTCTCGTCCACGGTCGTACCGTCGGAGCGGCCGAGCAGTCCGGGGAGATCGTCGAGGTCCGCGGGGAGAACGGCGGGCCGCCCTACCTCGTCCGGTTCGCCGACGGCCACGAGGGCCTGATCTTCCCCGGGTCCGACTGCGAGGTCACCCACGAGCGGCAGCAGAACAACGCTTGA